Proteins encoded by one window of Tunturibacter psychrotolerans:
- a CDS encoding sigma 54-interacting transcriptional regulator, whose translation MNTPPSLRILSLEDDPNDTELIQAALEAEGLTCEMARVDHEAAFRASLEKGEIDLILADYTLPSFDGLSALRLAMSILPEVPFIFVSGTLGEEVAIEALKIGATDYVLKTRLSRLAPSLFRALREASGRAERRQTEKALRRSETFLAEAQRLSRTGSFGRNLSTGEVFWSAETYRIFECDPGITPTVELVIERTHPADRDRLNHVFDHASVDQGDFDVEHRLIAGDGSVKYVRVVARIVRGDEPEGLQIVGAVTDVTDAKRAEDALRRSEAYLTDAQRLTRTGSWAFDVATRRGIHWSQENFRLLGFDPKEGVPPHEKFFERVHPDDRENYSRAFDAAITHQQPHLDLEYRVVLPSGKTRYVHSVGHPVFDRSGNFCEYVGTAVDVTEQHEARAALETAFQEIKALRDLLYKENIALREEIVRTSMFEEIVGESPALRTVLARVTKVAPTDSTVLITGETGTGKELIARAIHKRSQRAARAFVSVNCAAIPASLISSELFGHEKGAFTGATQRRLGRFELAEGGTLFLDEIGELPPETQIALLRVLQEREFERVGGTKVISANVRVIAATNRDLQASIDAGTFREDLYYRFNVFPIEMPALRERREDIPLLVEYFIDRYSSKTGKKIHSVEKPTLDRLKQYAWPGNIRELQNVVERSVILCESETFVVDESWLTGGFDSPDRTSPTHLKLPPSQEKKAIEAALAEAQGRVSGPSGAASRLGVPASTLDSKIKALNINKYRFRTS comes from the coding sequence GTGAACACTCCTCCCTCTTTACGGATTCTCTCCCTTGAGGACGACCCCAACGACACAGAACTAATTCAGGCGGCACTCGAGGCAGAGGGCCTGACCTGCGAGATGGCAAGGGTCGATCACGAGGCCGCGTTCCGCGCCTCCCTGGAAAAGGGCGAAATCGATCTGATCCTTGCCGATTACACGCTTCCTTCCTTTGATGGACTTTCAGCACTGAGGCTTGCGATGAGTATCTTGCCCGAAGTGCCATTCATCTTTGTCTCCGGAACACTTGGTGAAGAAGTCGCCATTGAAGCGCTGAAGATTGGTGCCACGGACTACGTTCTCAAGACCAGACTGTCGAGGCTCGCACCGTCCCTGTTTCGTGCTCTGCGTGAAGCAAGCGGCAGGGCCGAACGCAGACAAACGGAAAAAGCGTTGCGCCGAAGTGAGACTTTCTTGGCAGAGGCACAGCGCCTGAGCCGAACAGGTAGTTTTGGTCGGAATCTGTCGACTGGAGAAGTCTTTTGGTCCGCGGAAACGTACCGGATCTTCGAATGCGATCCGGGGATCACGCCAACCGTCGAGCTGGTGATTGAGCGAACCCATCCCGCCGATCGCGACCGGCTCAACCATGTCTTCGATCATGCCTCAGTCGACCAGGGCGACTTTGACGTCGAGCATCGGCTCATTGCGGGCGATGGATCGGTAAAGTACGTTCGTGTTGTCGCACGCATCGTCAGAGGCGACGAACCGGAAGGATTGCAAATCGTCGGCGCCGTCACTGACGTCACAGACGCTAAACGAGCCGAGGATGCGCTGCGACGGAGCGAAGCTTATCTGACAGACGCGCAAAGGCTGACTCGTACCGGGAGTTGGGCATTCGACGTGGCCACCAGGCGGGGGATTCACTGGTCACAAGAGAACTTCCGGCTATTGGGCTTCGACCCAAAAGAAGGAGTGCCGCCACACGAAAAGTTTTTTGAGCGCGTTCATCCGGACGACCGGGAAAACTACAGCAGAGCTTTCGATGCAGCCATTACTCATCAACAACCACATCTCGATCTCGAGTACCGAGTCGTTCTGCCGAGCGGAAAAACTAGATACGTCCACTCTGTGGGTCATCCTGTCTTTGATCGATCCGGAAACTTCTGTGAATATGTCGGCACTGCGGTGGACGTGACCGAACAACACGAGGCAAGAGCAGCGCTGGAGACCGCCTTTCAAGAAATAAAAGCTCTGAGAGATCTGCTCTACAAAGAGAACATCGCCCTCCGCGAAGAAATCGTCCGAACCTCGATGTTTGAGGAGATCGTAGGCGAATCACCAGCTTTGCGGACCGTGCTCGCACGTGTCACCAAGGTAGCGCCGACCGATTCTACCGTGTTGATTACCGGCGAGACCGGTACCGGCAAAGAGCTGATTGCGCGCGCGATCCACAAACGCTCCCAGCGCGCAGCCCGCGCCTTCGTGAGTGTCAACTGTGCCGCAATCCCCGCCTCTCTTATCTCATCGGAGTTGTTCGGCCATGAGAAGGGAGCCTTTACAGGCGCCACGCAACGCCGTTTGGGCCGATTCGAGTTAGCCGAAGGAGGCACACTCTTTCTCGACGAAATCGGGGAGCTTCCGCCCGAGACCCAGATCGCTCTCCTGCGGGTTCTGCAGGAACGTGAGTTTGAGCGTGTTGGTGGCACCAAGGTCATCAGTGCGAACGTGCGCGTCATTGCCGCTACCAACCGCGATCTGCAAGCCTCCATCGACGCTGGCACATTTCGCGAAGATCTGTACTATCGCTTCAACGTCTTCCCCATCGAGATGCCGGCCTTGCGGGAGAGAAGGGAAGATATCCCTCTTCTGGTCGAGTACTTTATCGATCGCTACTCCAGTAAGACGGGAAAAAAAATTCACAGCGTAGAGAAGCCGACACTTGACCGACTTAAGCAATACGCATGGCCCGGCAATATTCGCGAGCTGCAAAATGTTGTCGAACGTTCCGTGATCCTTTGTGAATCGGAAACTTTTGTCGTTGATGAAAGCTGGCTCACCGGAGGGTTTGATTCACCCGATCGAACCAGTCCAACGCACCTCAAGCTCCCCCCTTCTCAAGAGAAGAAAGCAATCGAGGCCGCGCTCGCCGAAGCCCAGGGCCGAGTGTCGGGCCCGTCAGGCGCTGCATCCAGGCTTGGCGTTCCAGCTTCAACCCTCGACTCCAAAATCAAAGCGCTCAACATCAATAAGTACCGGTTCCGAACGAGCTAG
- a CDS encoding alpha/beta fold hydrolase: MNTITVKDGTTIYYKDWGTGQPIVFSHGWPLTADAWDAQMVFFGQKGYRVIAHDRRGNGRSSQPWDGNEMNTYADDLAALIEALDLKEAVLMGHSTGGGEVARYLGRHGTKRVSKAILAGAVPPLMLKTDSNPGGLPLSVFDGIRAGVLADRSQFYKDLSLPFYGYNRPNAKISQGVRDNFWLQGMEGAVKSQYDTVKAFSETDFTEDLKKIDIPTLILHGDDDQIVPIGAAGLMSAKIVKNAKLKVYPGYPHGMCQIHADEINADVLAFLKG; encoded by the coding sequence TTGAATACCATTACCGTCAAAGATGGCACTACGATCTATTACAAGGATTGGGGTACAGGTCAGCCAATCGTCTTCTCACATGGCTGGCCGCTCACCGCGGATGCGTGGGACGCGCAAATGGTCTTCTTCGGCCAAAAGGGCTACCGCGTCATCGCCCATGATCGACGCGGCAACGGACGCTCCAGTCAGCCTTGGGATGGCAATGAGATGAACACCTACGCGGATGATCTCGCCGCGTTGATCGAAGCACTTGATCTCAAAGAAGCAGTGCTAATGGGCCACTCGACCGGCGGCGGCGAGGTGGCGCGCTATCTCGGACGTCACGGAACCAAGCGTGTGTCGAAGGCAATCCTCGCCGGAGCCGTCCCCCCGTTGATGCTCAAAACAGACAGCAACCCCGGCGGACTGCCGCTCTCTGTCTTCGATGGCATTCGTGCCGGCGTCCTTGCCGATCGATCGCAATTCTATAAAGATCTCTCGCTGCCGTTCTATGGATATAACCGACCCAATGCAAAGATCTCCCAAGGAGTTCGCGACAACTTCTGGCTTCAAGGCATGGAAGGGGCCGTCAAGAGCCAGTACGACACGGTCAAGGCATTCTCTGAGACCGACTTTACCGAAGACCTCAAGAAGATTGACATCCCCACTCTCATCCTCCACGGAGACGACGATCAGATCGTACCGATCGGCGCTGCAGGACTCATGTCAGCCAAGATAGTGAAGAATGCAAAGCTAAAGGTCTATCCCGGCTATCCTCACGGAATGTGCCAAATACACGCGGACGAGATTAACGCCGACGTACTGGCCTTCCTCAAAGGCTGA
- a CDS encoding sensor histidine kinase translates to MNLSVEQSMSGPAVETASARDVVSSIKQLFQSLFCLLDHNHLSREERQSEQAHIVRKFHDTLNQSFPGASMLLDESLETNSVDPFDRHSLEPTTIEQSLSGVLRDLSPAGVRCEISVTGKPKSLRPAILKQITSIGREALVNALQHSEATLIEAEVEYSSRRLRLIVRDNGRGIDPHIARSGKGSHWGLLGMREQAARIGAQLSIWSRSGAGTEVEVSVPNHIVANACA, encoded by the coding sequence ATGAACCTTAGCGTTGAGCAATCCATGTCTGGTCCAGCCGTCGAGACCGCCTCCGCCCGCGATGTGGTCTCGTCGATCAAGCAGCTGTTTCAAAGCCTATTCTGTCTTCTCGATCACAATCATCTCAGCCGCGAAGAACGGCAGAGTGAGCAAGCGCACATCGTACGCAAGTTTCACGACACCTTAAACCAGAGTTTCCCCGGTGCCTCCATGCTGCTAGACGAGTCTCTTGAAACAAATTCTGTAGATCCTTTCGACAGACACTCCCTTGAGCCCACCACCATCGAACAGTCGCTCTCCGGAGTTTTGAGAGACCTCTCGCCCGCCGGGGTTCGTTGCGAAATCTCCGTGACAGGAAAGCCAAAATCATTACGACCCGCGATCCTGAAGCAGATCACTTCGATTGGCCGGGAAGCGCTGGTCAATGCGTTGCAGCACTCCGAAGCGACCCTCATAGAAGCCGAGGTTGAGTACTCGTCTCGCAGATTGCGACTCATCGTCCGTGACAACGGCCGCGGAATTGACCCGCATATCGCGCGCTCAGGAAAGGGCTCGCACTGGGGCCTCCTCGGAATGCGTGAGCAAGCCGCAAGGATCGGCGCACAGCTCAGCATATGGAGTAGGTCCGGAGCTGGCACCGAAGTGGAAGTCTCAGTTCCGAATCACATCGTAGCCAACGCCTGCGCATGA
- a CDS encoding response regulator — protein sequence MQKLGRILMVEDDSNDVELTLTALEEYNLANEVVVTRDGEEALDYLHCRGKFSARSNENPAVILLDLKLPKVDGLEVLKQVKADEKLRYIPVVVLTSSHEERDLVTSYKLGVNAYVVKPVDFHQFVNAIKELGAFWAVINVPPPESVSK from the coding sequence ATGCAAAAACTGGGACGTATCTTGATGGTCGAAGACGACTCCAATGATGTCGAGCTTACCTTGACCGCTCTGGAGGAATACAACCTCGCCAACGAAGTGGTTGTCACTCGAGACGGCGAAGAGGCTCTCGATTATCTTCATTGCCGAGGTAAATTTTCAGCGCGTTCCAATGAGAATCCCGCGGTCATTCTACTGGACCTGAAGCTGCCCAAAGTAGACGGACTCGAGGTGTTGAAGCAAGTTAAAGCCGACGAGAAGTTGAGGTATATTCCTGTCGTAGTGCTTACCTCCTCTCACGAGGAGAGGGATCTGGTGACCAGCTATAAACTTGGCGTCAACGCTTACGTCGTAAAGCCAGTCGACTTTCATCAGTTCGTCAACGCCATCAAAGAACTTGGTGCCTTCTGGGCGGTCATCAACGTTCCACCGCCCGAGAGCGTAAGTAAGTGA
- a CDS encoding AAA family ATPase has translation MIEFVEVHNVASYRLNDPQKLEAAATFNFLYGSNGSGKTTISRLMQNPLLFPDSLIRWKAANRLETLVYNRDFVAQNFVQSSEIRGIFTLGQQKVETLNQIAALSQDAGNLSSQIGQLLRTRDGENGSEGESGRLRNLIAAFTDRCWQLKVKHDRKLQAAFAGVRSDRIKFKNRLLTEKKDNKAQLRSLEYLETKALSVFDTTSSIEALPSLPDATRLIELEAAPVLQRVIVGKADVDISAMIKKLSNSDWVREGISFYKVNDEFCPFCQQKPPETLGKSLEDYFDDAFIRDAQAIDQICSDYKIIANQTEARYQELLNNPVRGLEVDKLRPLIDSFHYTVALNIALLDSKKKEPSKKVILTPLEDVVNKITILTGVAINLIQAHNDLVRNRDAEKARLIDEIWKYLLDNEIKEELASFEQQANNIVKSIAGIDQKIKHKASEKAQIEDEIRKLEKLTTSIEPTIADINADLTRWGFTGFALAKADKNGFYRLVREDGTAVNDSLSEGEKSFVTFLYFYRLLKGSNSESGTVNDRVVVIDDPVSSLDSNVLYVVSSLIRSLFKEIREGSNPIKQIFVLTHNVYFHKEVTYKLQGLCKYWVVRKLGSTSKIESYSSNPIKSSYELLWAELRRLDPSKPTTQNTMRRILETYFKHFGSIDVEKLDDFFDGQDKYLVRSLLSWMHDGSHSIHDDLHISSADSGVDDYFRVFKKIFADTKHGAHYEMMMHPI, from the coding sequence GTGATCGAATTCGTTGAAGTCCACAATGTAGCCAGCTATCGTTTAAATGATCCTCAAAAACTAGAAGCCGCTGCCACATTCAACTTTCTATACGGCAGTAATGGCTCAGGCAAAACTACCATCTCCCGCCTGATGCAAAACCCCCTTCTTTTTCCCGATAGCCTAATTCGCTGGAAGGCAGCAAATCGGTTAGAAACTCTTGTTTACAACCGAGATTTCGTTGCCCAAAACTTTGTCCAATCATCTGAGATCAGAGGAATTTTCACGCTCGGCCAGCAAAAAGTTGAGACCTTAAACCAGATCGCCGCTTTGTCTCAGGACGCGGGTAACCTCTCGTCGCAAATAGGCCAACTTCTGAGAACGAGAGATGGAGAAAACGGATCGGAAGGCGAAAGCGGCCGATTGAGGAATTTAATCGCCGCATTCACCGATAGGTGTTGGCAGCTAAAGGTAAAGCATGACAGGAAACTCCAGGCAGCGTTCGCTGGTGTTAGAAGTGATCGCATAAAATTCAAAAACAGACTCCTCACCGAGAAAAAAGACAATAAGGCACAACTAAGAAGCCTTGAGTACCTCGAAACAAAAGCGCTTTCAGTATTTGACACAACTTCTAGTATCGAAGCCCTTCCTTCGCTTCCAGACGCTACACGGTTGATTGAATTAGAAGCGGCGCCTGTACTCCAAAGAGTGATCGTTGGCAAAGCCGATGTTGATATCTCGGCAATGATAAAGAAGCTTTCCAACAGTGACTGGGTTCGGGAAGGCATCAGCTTTTATAAAGTTAATGACGAGTTCTGCCCATTTTGCCAGCAGAAACCCCCCGAGACACTTGGGAAGAGCCTCGAAGATTATTTTGACGATGCCTTTATTCGGGATGCTCAAGCAATTGATCAAATCTGCTCAGACTACAAAATTATCGCTAATCAAACAGAAGCACGATATCAAGAGCTTCTGAACAATCCGGTTAGAGGACTCGAAGTAGATAAGCTTCGACCGCTTATCGATAGTTTTCACTATACCGTGGCTCTAAATATTGCCCTTCTAGACAGTAAGAAGAAAGAGCCGAGCAAAAAAGTTATTCTGACTCCTTTAGAAGATGTCGTAAATAAGATCACCATCCTTACAGGGGTGGCGATCAATTTGATACAAGCCCACAATGACCTCGTTAGAAACCGCGATGCAGAGAAAGCTCGACTCATAGATGAAATCTGGAAATACCTTTTAGACAATGAAATAAAAGAGGAGCTTGCTAGTTTTGAGCAACAAGCAAACAATATCGTGAAGTCTATTGCTGGCATTGATCAAAAGATCAAGCACAAAGCGTCTGAAAAAGCTCAAATAGAAGATGAGATAAGAAAATTAGAAAAACTAACTACAAGCATCGAGCCAACTATAGCCGACATTAATGCAGACCTAACCCGATGGGGATTTACAGGTTTTGCATTAGCTAAAGCTGACAAAAATGGATTCTATAGGCTAGTGAGAGAAGACGGGACGGCGGTAAATGACTCTCTAAGTGAAGGGGAGAAAAGTTTTGTGACTTTTCTCTACTTCTATCGCCTACTGAAAGGAAGCAACAGCGAGAGCGGCACAGTAAACGATCGAGTTGTGGTCATTGATGACCCTGTGTCTAGTCTAGATAGCAATGTTCTTTATGTCGTTAGCTCCCTAATTAGAAGTCTGTTTAAAGAAATCAGGGAGGGGAGCAATCCGATTAAGCAGATATTTGTGTTGACCCACAACGTTTATTTTCACAAGGAGGTGACCTATAAACTTCAAGGGCTATGCAAGTATTGGGTGGTTAGAAAACTCGGCAGCACAAGCAAAATTGAATCTTACTCCTCAAATCCGATAAAGAGTTCGTATGAACTTCTTTGGGCGGAACTGCGTCGTCTGGACCCCTCCAAGCCGACCACGCAGAACACCATGAGAAGAATACTTGAGACTTATTTCAAGCATTTTGGAAGCATAGATGTCGAGAAGCTCGACGACTTCTTCGATGGCCAAGACAAATACCTCGTCAGAAGCCTCCTGTCGTGGATGCACGATGGCTCACATTCAATTCATGATGATCTTCATATCAGTTCAGCGGATTCGGGAGTCGATGATTACTTCAGGGTTTTTAAGAAAATCTTCGCTGATACAAAGCATGGTGCGCACTACGAGATGATGATGCATCCTATCTGA
- a CDS encoding ATP-binding protein: MAQSNSDSHKILPIVNRYGLAVISVALAVIPALVLQHFKFRDVELPLLLFAIALTAWHAGVGPSVLAIVLSSVCFDYFFAPPLYAFSLTPADIPEILVLISFAVLITRFSAVRRRIERDLLQTQDKLQAEVVERTQQASLLNLTHDSIFVRDMNHVITYWNRGAEELYGWAPYEAVAKRSHDLLQTVFPISIEDISAELLQTGRWEGEVRRVKADGTAVIVASRWSLRRDEDNRPVAIMETNNDITDRKRREEQIRGLNYELERRSNDLQASNKELEAFAYSVSHDLRAPLRHMAGYAELLQKNASSALDDKGLRYLRMILDSAKRMGNLIDDLLAFSRIGRTEAQKTSVNLEQLVKEALSEVQPETSGRSIVWKIDTLPVCYGDRSMLRLVLVNLLSNAVKFTRPQPRAQIEVGCVDGNKDEVVVFVRDNGAGFDMKYVDKLFGVVQRLHHVDSFEGTGIGLATVQRIIHRHGGKVRAEGAVDRGATFYFSVPKI; the protein is encoded by the coding sequence ATGGCGCAGTCGAACTCTGATTCGCATAAAATCCTGCCAATTGTTAACCGTTACGGCCTTGCGGTTATCTCCGTTGCTCTCGCCGTTATCCCAGCGCTTGTGCTGCAACACTTCAAATTTCGTGATGTCGAACTTCCGCTCCTGTTATTCGCAATCGCTCTAACCGCATGGCATGCCGGAGTTGGTCCGTCTGTACTGGCCATTGTGCTCTCAAGTGTTTGCTTCGATTATTTTTTTGCGCCTCCCCTTTACGCCTTTTCATTGACGCCCGCCGATATTCCGGAAATTTTGGTTCTAATCTCTTTCGCCGTATTAATTACCCGGTTCAGTGCCGTACGGCGCAGAATTGAACGAGATCTCCTCCAGACTCAAGACAAGCTGCAGGCCGAGGTCGTTGAGCGAACCCAGCAGGCCAGCTTGCTGAATCTCACCCACGACAGCATCTTCGTCCGCGACATGAACCATGTCATCACTTACTGGAATCGAGGCGCCGAGGAACTGTATGGTTGGGCGCCGTACGAGGCAGTTGCGAAACGCTCTCACGATCTTCTCCAGACCGTCTTCCCGATCTCGATCGAAGACATCAGCGCAGAGCTACTACAAACCGGGCGGTGGGAGGGCGAGGTCAGGCGCGTAAAGGCCGACGGAACCGCGGTGATCGTGGCGAGCCGATGGTCGTTGCGACGCGACGAAGACAATCGGCCCGTCGCTATCATGGAGACCAATAACGACATCACCGACCGCAAACGTCGCGAGGAGCAGATTCGCGGTCTCAATTACGAGCTCGAGAGACGGTCCAACGACTTGCAGGCCAGCAATAAAGAACTGGAAGCCTTCGCTTATTCTGTCTCCCACGATCTACGTGCTCCTCTCCGTCACATGGCCGGATACGCCGAGCTACTTCAAAAGAACGCATCTTCCGCACTGGATGACAAAGGGCTGCGATACCTGCGGATGATTCTGGACTCCGCGAAGAGAATGGGGAATCTCATCGATGATCTGCTCGCGTTTTCGCGAATAGGACGCACGGAGGCGCAGAAGACGTCGGTAAATCTGGAGCAGCTCGTGAAGGAAGCTCTCAGCGAAGTTCAGCCGGAGACCAGCGGCCGAAGCATTGTCTGGAAAATCGATACACTTCCCGTTTGTTATGGAGATCGTTCGATGCTTAGGCTTGTTCTCGTCAATCTTCTTTCAAATGCCGTGAAATTCACGCGCCCTCAACCCAGGGCACAGATCGAGGTCGGCTGCGTCGACGGAAATAAAGATGAAGTCGTGGTATTCGTAAGAGACAATGGCGCAGGTTTTGATATGAAATACGTAGATAAATTGTTTGGTGTGGTTCAGCGATTGCATCACGTGGATTCGTTTGAAGGTACTGGCATAGGTCTCGCAACCGTTCAGCGCATCATTCACCGTCACGGTGGCAAGGTGCGGGCAGAAGGTGCAGTCGATCGAGGCGCGACCTTCTATTTCTCAGTACCGAAAATCTAA
- a CDS encoding glycogen/starch/alpha-glucan phosphorylase, whose translation MVKQTTKEHDLIVDDERTSNTVAALKQGILDNLFYVVGKRVEVATDLDHFTALAYTVRDRILARWLTTREDYAKHNVRTVYYLSAEFLMGPYLANNLLNLGIEDVIRQAVAELDLDLNHLIGRESEPGLGNGGLGRLAACYLDSLATLGVPAMGYGIRYEFGMFHQAIRDGWQVEMTDYWLRYGNPWEIRRPQACVEVGFGGHTQSWADSFGEYKVLWSPNEIVKGVPFDTPILGYRSGVANTLRLWRSEANESFYFDRFNSGDYEGAVGAKVFAENISKVLYPNDEEIRGKELRLQQQYFFTSCSLQDMIRRHETAGHSLENFHEQCTVQLNDTHPSIGVAELMRLLVDIHGFDWDKAWEITSHTFNYTNHTLLPEALERWPLRIFGLLLPRHLELIYEINARFLTIVRAKFPNDEARVARMSIIDEHGERYVRMAYLACVGSSHINGVAKLHTELLKSDVLHDFYELWPEKFINVTNGVTPRRWLAVSNPEQSELMTSKIGLGWIGDLDQLSQLERYAEDSTFRSEWRGVQHAVKVRLAQYIAEKTGVSVDPSSMFDAQVKRIHEYKRQHLNVLYILTQYYRLKKDPTLEISPRTFLFGGKAAPGYFMAKLIIKLITSVAEVVNNDPEVNRQLKVVFLPDYNVTFGQLVYPAADLSEQISTAGKEASGTGNMKFAMNGALTIGTLDGANIEIRDAVGHENFFLFGLTAAEVAARKAAGYHPHQIYESNGALREVIDGIGSGRFSRGDGSLFRPLVDSLLNSDPYLLFADYQSYVDCQDRVCKMYRDPEAWSRMSIYNAARMGQFSSDRSIRDYCKDIWNITRFEIGAGVPASK comes from the coding sequence ATGGTGAAGCAGACAACCAAAGAGCATGATCTGATAGTGGATGACGAGCGGACGAGCAATACGGTCGCTGCTCTCAAGCAAGGGATTCTGGACAATCTCTTCTATGTAGTCGGCAAGCGGGTCGAGGTCGCAACCGACCTGGATCACTTCACGGCTCTCGCGTATACCGTGCGGGACCGGATCCTAGCTCGTTGGCTTACGACCAGGGAAGACTATGCGAAGCACAATGTGCGCACGGTCTACTATCTCTCGGCCGAGTTTCTGATGGGTCCGTACCTTGCAAACAACCTGCTCAACCTCGGAATCGAAGATGTGATCCGGCAGGCGGTGGCCGAGCTTGATCTCGATCTCAACCATTTGATCGGGCGTGAGAGCGAGCCTGGGCTGGGAAACGGCGGCCTTGGGCGGCTTGCAGCGTGCTATCTCGACTCGCTGGCGACGCTGGGAGTGCCGGCGATGGGCTATGGCATTCGCTACGAGTTCGGCATGTTTCACCAGGCGATTCGTGATGGCTGGCAGGTGGAGATGACCGACTATTGGCTGCGCTATGGAAATCCGTGGGAGATTCGACGTCCGCAGGCGTGCGTTGAGGTGGGCTTTGGCGGCCACACACAATCGTGGGCCGATTCCTTCGGGGAGTACAAGGTGCTGTGGAGTCCCAATGAGATCGTAAAGGGAGTTCCGTTCGACACGCCGATTTTGGGATATCGCTCGGGGGTTGCGAATACGCTTCGACTGTGGAGGTCTGAAGCCAACGAATCGTTCTACTTCGACCGCTTTAACAGCGGCGACTACGAGGGTGCGGTCGGAGCCAAGGTCTTCGCCGAAAACATCTCCAAGGTGCTTTATCCGAATGACGAAGAGATCCGGGGTAAGGAGCTTCGTCTGCAGCAACAGTATTTCTTCACGTCATGTTCGCTGCAGGACATGATTCGGCGGCATGAAACCGCTGGTCACTCCCTTGAAAATTTTCATGAACAGTGCACGGTGCAGTTGAACGACACCCATCCATCGATTGGAGTCGCCGAACTGATGCGGCTGCTGGTAGATATCCATGGTTTCGATTGGGATAAGGCGTGGGAGATCACCTCGCACACTTTCAATTACACCAATCACACGCTTCTACCGGAGGCGCTGGAGCGTTGGCCCCTGCGGATCTTTGGGTTGCTGCTTCCCCGCCACCTGGAGCTTATCTACGAGATCAACGCACGCTTTCTGACGATCGTACGGGCGAAGTTCCCGAACGACGAGGCGCGAGTGGCCCGGATGTCTATCATCGACGAGCACGGTGAGAGATATGTTCGCATGGCCTATCTCGCGTGCGTTGGAAGCTCGCACATCAACGGCGTTGCAAAGTTACATACGGAGTTGCTGAAGAGCGACGTGCTTCACGACTTCTATGAGCTGTGGCCAGAGAAGTTTATCAACGTGACCAACGGAGTGACGCCCCGGCGGTGGCTTGCGGTCAGCAATCCTGAGCAGTCGGAGCTAATGACCAGTAAGATCGGCCTGGGGTGGATCGGCGACCTCGATCAACTCTCGCAGTTGGAGCGCTATGCCGAGGACTCCACGTTCCGCTCCGAGTGGCGAGGGGTGCAGCATGCGGTGAAGGTTCGACTCGCGCAGTACATTGCGGAAAAGACTGGGGTCTCGGTTGATCCCAGCTCGATGTTCGATGCGCAGGTGAAGCGGATTCACGAGTACAAGCGGCAACATCTGAACGTTCTTTACATCCTGACGCAGTACTACCGCCTGAAGAAAGATCCTACGCTGGAGATCTCACCTCGGACGTTCCTCTTCGGCGGAAAAGCCGCGCCGGGATACTTCATGGCGAAGTTGATTATCAAACTCATTACCTCGGTCGCCGAGGTGGTCAACAACGATCCCGAGGTGAACCGCCAGCTGAAAGTGGTTTTTCTTCCTGACTACAACGTCACCTTCGGCCAGCTGGTCTACCCTGCGGCAGATTTGAGTGAGCAGATCTCGACCGCGGGCAAAGAAGCTTCGGGCACCGGCAATATGAAGTTCGCGATGAATGGAGCTCTTACGATTGGGACTCTGGATGGCGCGAACATTGAGATTCGTGATGCCGTTGGGCACGAAAACTTCTTCCTCTTCGGACTGACCGCAGCAGAGGTTGCGGCGAGAAAAGCTGCTGGCTATCACCCTCACCAGATTTACGAATCAAATGGGGCACTGCGCGAGGTGATTGACGGTATCGGTTCGGGCCGGTTCTCACGCGGCGACGGCAGCCTCTTCCGTCCGCTGGTGGATAGTCTGCTCAACAGCGATCCATATCTCCTGTTCGCCGACTATCAGTCCTACGTTGACTGCCAGGATCGCGTCTGCAAGATGTATCGTGATCCGGAGGCATGGTCGAGGATGTCCATCTATAACGCTGCGCGCATGGGCCAGTTTTCTTCGGATCGATCAATTCGGGATTATTGCAAAGATATCTGGAACATTACACGGTTTGAGATCGGAGCAGGAGTTCCGGCAAGCAAATGA